From the genome of Carassius auratus strain Wakin chromosome 26, ASM336829v1, whole genome shotgun sequence, one region includes:
- the creb1a gene encoding cyclic AMP-responsive element-binding protein 1a: MTMEAGADVQQGGDTAVSETDTQQIATLAQVSMAAAQASATGPTVTLVQLPNGQTVQVHGVIQAAQPSVIQSPQVQTVQISTIAESDDSQESVDSVTDSQKRREILSRRPSYRKILNDLSFDAQSVPRIEEEKSEEDSAPAITTVTVPTPIYQTSSGQYIAITQGGAIQLANNGTDGVQGLQTLTMTNAAGAQPGTTILQYAQTSDGQQILVPSNQVVVQGDVQAYQIRTAAASTIAPGVVMASSPALPGQGGTEEVTRKREVRLMKNREAARECRRKKKEYVKCLENRVAVLENQNKTLIEELKALKDLYCHKSE, encoded by the exons ATGACCATGGAGGCAGGAGCAGATGTCCAGCAGGGCGGCGACACTGCAGTCTCAGAGACAGACACTCAGCAGATTGCCACCTTGGCGCAG GTGTCCATGGCTGCAGCACAGGCATCAGCCACGGGGCCCACTGTGACCTTAGTTCAGCTGCCCAATGGGCAAACGGTGCAAGTTCACGGGGTCATCCAGGCAGCCCAGCCCTCCGTCATACAATCCCCACAGGTGCAAACTGTACAA ATTTCTACCATTGCTGAGAGTGATGATTCACAGGAGTCAGTGGACAGTGTGACAGATTCCCAGAAAAGAAGAGAGATCCTGTCTAGAAGGCCCTCATACAG AAAGATCCTGAACGACCTTTCATTCGATGCTCAGTCAGTCCCGCGGATAGAAGAAGAGAAATCTGAGGAGGATTCCGCTCCAGCCATAACAACTGTTACCGTGCCAACGCCCATCTACCAGACAAGTAGCGGCCAGTACA TTGCTATCACTCAGGGTGGGGCGATCCAGTTAGCCAATAATGGAACAGATGGAGTTCAAGGGCTACAGACCCTGACCATGACGAACGCGGCAGGCGCTCAGCCCGGCACCACCATCCTGCAGTATGCACAGACCAGCGACGGCCAGCAGATACTGGTGCCCAGCAATCAAGTGGTTGTACAAG GAGATGTTCAGGCGTATCAGATCCGCACCGCAGCTGCTAGCACCATCGCTCCAGGGGTGGTCATGGCCTCCTCTCCTGCGCTGCCCGGCCAGGGAGGAACTGAGGAGGTCACACGCAAGCGGGAGGTTCGGCTTATGAAGAACAg GGAGGCAGCACGGGAGTGCCGCAGGAAAAAGAAAGAGTATGTTAAGTGTCTGGAGAACAGAGTGGCTGTGCTGGAGAATCAGAACAAAACGCTCATCGAGGAGCTCAAAGCTCTAAAGGACCTTTACTGTCACAAATCTGAATAA